CCAGCGGGCGCGCCCCCCACGTGCAGCGCCGGCTGCACGCAGGCCGTCGGCGGAGCCTGCGGATGGAGCGCGGCGGCGGTGACCAGCTCGCTCCCCGCGGCGAGATCGGCGGGGATCTCAACCGTGAACCGGTCCGGGGCCGCCACACACAGGTCGGCCGGGCCGACCGCCAAACCATCGGGATGGTGGCCGAACGCACCGGCCCCGGCAGGCGCGGGGGCCGCGAGCCAGGCGCGGAAGCTCGGGGCGAGGACCGGCCCCGAGGGGGAAAGCAGGAGGCGGGCGAGCGCACCATCGGGGCCGTCGGGGAGTTGGCCGGCCTGCGCCGCGGCGAGGAGGCGCGAGAGCTCGGCAGCGGCAGCCGCACGCTCGGCGCCGGCCGGTGCGGTGAGCCAGCGGTCGAGGACCGAGCCGGGAGGGATCGCGAGGGCTCCGGTCGGCTGGTCGGGCTCGTGGGCGAAGTGCCACACGCCGGCGCGGCCGCGGCCGTCGGCGTGGGGATTGCCGGCGAGGATGTCGGGCGACACTTCACCGGCGAGGTGCCAGGTTTCGTCGCCGTGGGCGATCGTGAGGTCGACGGCGGTGAGGTCGCACACATGGCTGCCGTCGCGCGGCCCGACGACGAGGCAGATCGCGTCGCCGGGCTGCACGGCGACGCCGGCGAGCGGGCCGGCGGTCTTGGGCTTCGGCTCGTCGGCAAACCCACTGGCCAGCGTCTGGCGGACGCCGCCGCGCCGCACCTCGAGGCTCCAGGTGGTGCCGTTGCCGCAGCCGACATGGGCGCGTGTCACGACGGAAGAGACCGTCACCGCGCCGGCGACGGGGCTCCGCCAGGCGACGATCACGCGCTTCGTGGGGGCGGGGTGGACGGCCACGCCGTGGGCGCCGAGCGTGCCGGGGATCTGCACCGACTGATCGGAGGCGTTGGCAACGACACTCAGGGCGTCGGCGGCGACGAACCCGCGCACCGCCTCCCAGCCGCCGATCCCACGCTCGGGGGTGGCGAGGAGGTCGAAGTCGACAGGCCCGGCGCCGATCCCCAGCGCCCCGAGCCACCCGGCCAGGAGCAGCGGATCGACGCCGCGCCGCGCCGCCAGCGCCTCGAGCGCCGGGGGCGCCCCGGTCGCCTCGCGCAGTTCGTCGGCCGCCGCCAGGCTCGCCGCGGCGCTGCTCGCTAGTTCCTGCCGCCAGCCGGCCAGCGCCGCCGACAAGCGCCCGACGTCGGCCAATGCCACGTCGCCGCGCCCCGGTGCCACCAGCCGCGGCCGCTCCCAGACGACGACATCGCCGGCGGCACCCCCGGCGCCGTCGCCACAGTCGCCGGCGTCGAACGAGACGGCGACGGTGGCGCCGGTGGGGGCGTCGGGGAGGCGGATCCGGAAGTCCTGCCGGGCGACCAGCGGCGACCGCGCCTCGAGCCAGGTCTCGGGGCCGTCGGGGCGGCCGAGGCGCCGGCCGATCTGGCCGACCTTGTTGAAGCGCCACAGCGCCCCCTGCCATTGCCGGACGCGCTCGGCGAGGCCCGCGGCGTCGGCCGGCGCGGCCGTGGCGAACGCGCGGCGGAGGTCGTCGAGTGGCGATGGCGATTCGGCGGGGGCCGGCACCGACAGTGCCGCATGGAGGATCCCGAGGTACTTCGGGCTCAGGCCGCGCTGGGCCGCGACGGTGGCCACTGCCGACGGATCGGCCGCGAGGCGGCCGCGCTCCTCGACCAGCGCCCCGAGGTACGCGCCGACGGGGAGAAAACCCTCGCGCCCCATGTCGAGCTCGATCCCTTGCTCGACAGTCGTCTGCCCGCCGCGGCCGGTGGCTTCGAGCGGCACGGTGAAGGTCCGGTAGATCGCCCGGATCCGCGCGAGCAATTCGTCGGTGACGTCGCGGTGGGTCGTGCCGGTGGAAAACCCGATCCCGTCGGGCAGGAGCACGGCGTGGTCGGTGACCACCTTGGCGGCGGCCAGGTACTTCTCGAACAGCGCCGGCGACATCGCCAGCGTCTGGCCGGTGTTGGTGAAGCCTTCGCCGGCGCCGCTGTCGGCGGGAAACTCACGGGCCGGCTCGAGGCTCTCCAGGCCCGTCAGATCGCGGATCGCGAACGTGTATTCGGCGTTGTTGAGCCGGCGGAGCACGACCCGCCCCGGGTCGCCGGCATGGGCGCGGGCCTCGGCGCGGAGAAACCCCCCGAGCCAGTCGGCAAGCGCCGTGCGCTCCTCGGCGGTCGGCTGCACCGCTTCGCGCGGCGGCATCTGCCCGGTGACCACCATCTCGGTGGCCCGCTGCCAGGTGGCGACGTCGCGCCGCATCGCCTCGGGGGTGAGGTGGGCAAGATCGATATCCCCCTCGACCCGATCCCCGGCGTGGCACTCCTGGCAGAACTGCTTCACCAGGGCCGACGGTTCGACCGCCCGGGCGGCGGCACCGCCGCCGAACACACCGATGGCTACGGCCAGAACCCCCGCGAATGGCCGCGCGAGCGACGGGACAAAGGCCGGCATGGCATCCCCTCTGGCCGCTCCACGTTGAGGGCCGTGCTGCTCCACGGCATCGCGGCGAGCCATCACTATAACGCCGGACGAAACCGCCGGGGCCGATGGACTGGCGACGGATCGCCATCATCCCGGGCATCATGCCAGGGGATTGTGCCACACGAGACCGGGAAAACGGGCGAAGTCACCGTACCTTCGGCCCGACGTCGATCGGAGCGGCGGTGCCGAGGGTAGAGTGAGGCGTGCACCGGCTCTTTCCGCCGAGGTCCGCATGCCCACCCCCTCCCGGCCTGCCGATGGCAGCGTTGTTTTTCCCGACCATCGCGCCCTGATCGCCGCCGACGCGCGGCGGTTTCGGGCGCTGCCGGCTGCCGAGCGCTGGCGGGAGATCTTCGCCCTGCGGCACTGGGCCGCGCGGCTGGCGCGGTCATCCGCCCGCGGCGACACGATCGGGCGCCTCGAGGATCTCGAGGAGGCGCGGTGGCAGGCCATCCAGCGGAATCTGTTCACGCGCCATGGCGGATGAAACCGGCAGGCCCATCGACGCGATCGAGGCCGCGCTGACGGACGTGGTCGCGGTCCTGACGAAGGCCAACGTGCCCTACGCGCTGATCGGGGGCCTGGCGACAGGGTACCGGTCGCGCCCGCGGTATACGAAGGATGTCGATCTGATCGTCGACATTCCCCAGATCACGCTGCCCGCGGTGCTCGCTGCCCTCGGCGGCCTGGGCTTCGAGTTCAACGACCACGACGTCATCGAGGAGCTCGCGCGGCATCAC
This is a stretch of genomic DNA from Planctomycetota bacterium. It encodes these proteins:
- a CDS encoding DUF1592 domain-containing protein; the protein is MARRDAVEQHGPQRGAARGDAMPAFVPSLARPFAGVLAVAIGVFGGGAAARAVEPSALVKQFCQECHAGDRVEGDIDLAHLTPEAMRRDVATWQRATEMVVTGQMPPREAVQPTAEERTALADWLGGFLRAEARAHAGDPGRVVLRRLNNAEYTFAIRDLTGLESLEPAREFPADSGAGEGFTNTGQTLAMSPALFEKYLAAAKVVTDHAVLLPDGIGFSTGTTHRDVTDELLARIRAIYRTFTVPLEATGRGGQTTVEQGIELDMGREGFLPVGAYLGALVEERGRLAADPSAVATVAAQRGLSPKYLGILHAALSVPAPAESPSPLDDLRRAFATAAPADAAGLAERVRQWQGALWRFNKVGQIGRRLGRPDGPETWLEARSPLVARQDFRIRLPDAPTGATVAVSFDAGDCGDGAGGAAGDVVVWERPRLVAPGRGDVALADVGRLSAALAGWRQELASSAAASLAAADELREATGAPPALEALAARRGVDPLLLAGWLGALGIGAGPVDFDLLATPERGIGGWEAVRGFVAADALSVVANASDQSVQIPGTLGAHGVAVHPAPTKRVIVAWRSPVAGAVTVSSVVTRAHVGCGNGTTWSLEVRRGGVRQTLASGFADEPKPKTAGPLAGVAVQPGDAICLVVGPRDGSHVCDLTAVDLTIAHGDETWHLAGEVSPDILAGNPHADGRGRAGVWHFAHEPDQPTGALAIPPGSVLDRWLTAPAGAERAAAAAELSRLLAAAQAGQLPDGPDGALARLLLSPSGPVLAPSFRAWLAAPAPAGAGAFGHHPDGLAVGPADLCVAAPDRFTVEIPADLAAGSELVTAAALHPQAPPTACVQPALHVGGAPAGEPGLRAGAAVIAAPGSPAARRIEEGFAAFRELFPTAPCYVKIVPVDEVVTLNVFFREDDHLRRLLLDAEQTARLDRAWEGLEYVSREPLELRDALEQLIEYATQDNPAGVQSFTPMRPHVVARAEAFARQLVATEPAHVDAVVARAARAFRRPLAAAEEERLRGLYRRLRAESHSHEEAIRLTLASVLVAPEFLYRLEAPGAGSAASPVTPYELATRLSLFLWSSLPDDELLAVAASGALADDAVLVAQTRRMRADPRARRLAEEFGTQWLHVHGFATHDEKSAEAFPTFHPLRAAMEEETVLFLDDLFRNDRPIDSLVNADHTFLNAALAAHYGIPGVEGSHWRRVDGVRTFGRGGILGLASTLATTSGASRTSPILRGNWLSEVILGEKLPKPPKNVPLLADELPAGLSERELIARHSADESCATCHRRIDPYGFALERFDAIGRRRTADAAGHPIDDRTTLPDGTAVAGVDGLRDWLGGKRGRDVERQFCRKLLGYALGRGVQLSDEPLLDTIQERLAAADHRVGTAIEAIVTSPQFRSIRGRDAAD